The Arachis ipaensis cultivar K30076 chromosome B03, Araip1.1, whole genome shotgun sequence region TTTTAGGGTgaagattttttaaatttattttactaaGCAAATCAAGCATTTCTTACATAGATAATCGCAATGATCAGAAAGGCTAGTCAACTAACCTAGTTCAATTTGTTTCTTAGAGCTTACGCTATACGGTTATACCCATAGAAAAATGCTAAAGAAACTTTTGATAAAAATCATGGAGGTCATTgaataaaatgaaaatatttaaaatgaaaTTCTATGGCCTACGTATTTCTTTAAAAGTCAATAAACTTAACATGTCGTTTTGAGAACTAAATATTGGTAAAAATCAAACTTGAAATAGGAAAAAAAAGGGGGCAAATTAGTTCTTTTACAGTTTTACAAACTGATTAATCTTTATGAAACATTTTTGAGATAAAATAATCCTTTGTCATTTGACTgtcatattattaattaattaatattattatttggtTTATCTATCTCAATATGGGGAAAAAAAAGTTTTTGTCATCAAATTAAACGAATTTGTCCCATAATATTTTTGGACGGTgacattttataattttttttcaatttagggCTTTTTGATTTGATAAAGGCCCAGCACAGCATGGTCCAGAATGAATTATGATGCGACGTCGTTTACCTTGACAGGTGACACGACGTCGTTTGTGGTAGGCAGTCTCTGGTTTGATCTAGCTTCAGCTTTCAGATGTGAGCTGTGAAATTGTGCCGAAGAGAagcaaaagagagagagagagagagagaatcgaaagggaagaagaagaaggatgaGTCTGACATCGACGGCGGCGCACGCTGCTCGGAGGGCGGCGCAAAGAGAGAGGGTCCGGATCCTCTACAGACGCGCCCTCAAAGACACCCTCAATTGGGCCGTCCATCGTCACCTCTTCTACGACGACGTAccatttcttcatttttccattcccacatactctctctctctctctggttATGTATAACCGTTTTTGCTTGTTCTTGTTCATCTTTTTCAGGCAGCTAACCTCCGCGAAAGGTTCGAGCAACACAGACACGTGGTTCGTTTCTGATCCAAcattgcattctttttaattagtACTAAATTAAGACTTGAAATATGTTGCATTTGATTAGTGCCTACTACAATACTTGTTATTTGTTAGAGTGCGTATTCTAGATTTGTTATGCGTTGAACTATGAAATTGAAGTGATCAATGTGACTAACAGGAAGACCTTGATACCATCGATCGGATGATAGAAGATGGTGAAGCTACCTACAATAAGTGGCGCCACCCTGATCCTTATATAGGTAACAACATTATCTCACTCAGATTTTGCTACTTACACTGCTTTCTTAAACAATTTGTAGAACAATATTTTAATATCTTGAATGTAAACTTCGGTTTTAGAGCTGATTACTCTATGCATTTCTATGTAATTCAATTACCAATCATGTGAAATATGCAATTTGTCTGAGGTGCGGGTCCTTTTAGAGCGTAGGCGCCAAGACAAGGAACTTCCTTTTAGTTATTAACTTGTTATTGTTTTCGGATCTTCAGATAATCTGTAACTTGTATCTGCAGTTTGTAAAATCCTATGCAGTggtcctttttctttttcctgcTCTATTATTCCGTTCAATTTTGATACTAACCTTGTTTATTTACTCGTGTTTGCTAATGTGTAATAGTTCCTTGGGCTCCTGGTGGTTCCAAGTTTACTCGCAACCCAACTCCACCCGAGGGGGTAAGTCTCTATGATTATACACCAAGTTTATCATGTCTATTTTCCCATCTCTCTCAGTTGATACACTCAATCTTGGTGGGCTGAATGCTTATTCTTTTGTATACCTATTATTGGATATGATACTCCCCTTGTTACATGATATCTTACTCTTCTATAGATTAGtgatttgtttttcacttttcaATTATTCA contains the following coding sequences:
- the LOC107628837 gene encoding NADH dehydrogenase [ubiquinone] 1 beta subcomplex subunit 9, translating into MSLTSTAAHAARRAAQRERVRILYRRALKDTLNWAVHRHLFYDDAANLRERFEQHRHVEDLDTIDRMIEDGEATYNKWRHPDPYIVPWAPGGSKFTRNPTPPEGIEIVYNFGREDND